ACCCGGACGGGAGCTACAACACGCGAGCCGTCTTCGACACCCGGGAGACGCTGGTCCAGAAGTTCCTCGCGAAGCTCGACGCCATGCTCGAAGTCTCGCGCAAGCAGGCCGAGGAGAAGTTCGCCGAGCTGCCGATCAAGACCCGCAAGCAGATCGAGGCCAAGAGCGGGGGCATCGCCGCCGACCAGCCCTACTCGATCGTCTATGACGAGGACACCGAGGAGGACACGGGCAAGGTCGAGATGCGCTTCAAGATGAAGGCGTCCGGCACCCGCAAGAAGGATGGCTCGAAGTGGACGGCCAAGCCGGCCCTGTTCGACGCCAAGGGCAAGCCGCTCAAGAAGGGCATCGAAATCTGGGGCGGATCGGTCGCGATCATCAACGCCGAGTTCTCCCCGTACTTCGTGGTCGGCACCGGCTCCTACGGCGTCATGCGCCGCCTGAACGCGGTCCAGGTCATCGAGCTGGTCTCCAAGGGTGAGCGCACCGCCGCCTCCTACGGCTTCGAGGCTCAGGAAGGCTTCGACAGCGACGACCTGGAAGACGGCGACATCGGCGAGGGCGGCTCCTCGGACGATGCCGACGACGACGGCGACGACACCGACTTCTAAGGCTCTTGCCTAAGAAGCCGACAACGAGGCAGCGGGCGGTGGCTAACGGCTACCGCTCGGGCCTCGAAGAACGCATTGCCGAGGAGCTGGCAGCGAAGGGCATCCACGTCACCTTCGAGGGCGCGAAGGCGTACTATACGCCGCCCATCAAGACCCGCTCCTACACAACCGACTTCCCGCTTCCCAACGGCATCTGGGTCGAGACCAAGGGCCGCTTCACGACCGACGACCGGCAGAAGCACAAGGCCATCAAGACCGAGCACCCCGACCTCGACATCCGGTTCGTCTTCTCGAACTCGAACGCCCGACTCTCCAAGGGGTCGAAGACCACCTACGGCATGTGGTGCGTCCAGTACGGGTTCCCGTTCGCCGACAAGTCGGTTCCGCAGGCGTGGCTCGACGAGCCGACCTGTTCCAAGCGCTGGGCCGCCATCGAGCGGGCCGGCCGGAAGACCTCCTGAACAACACCATCACAGGCCCGCGCCGGGGTCCCTAACGGGGCCTCGGCCATGGCCGTCCTAGAAAGGAACAAACGTGAGCACCAAGAACGTCATCGCGGCCAACCGCGTCCACCCCTCCAAGACCATGAAGCAGCTCGTCCTGGACCACCTCAAGGCCGGGAACGACGTGTCCGGGATCGAGGCCGCCGCCCTGTGGCGCTGCCGCGACCTCCCGAAGCGCATCTCCGAGCTGCGGCAGGACGGCCACCGGATCGTCCGCGAGATGCGGATGGACAGCACCGGCCAGCGGTACGCCCGCTATCGGTGGGTGTCGCCGGCCGCCACCCAGGCCCAGCAGTTCCAGGGCATCACCGCAAATGGCTGACATCAAGAAGACCCCGGACGGGCTGGTCGCGAAGACCCGCGCCAACCTGACGGCCCTCATCGACCGCTACGTCCCCCGCTTCACGCAGGAGGACGTCTGGGAGATGGTACGGCTTCATGAGGAGCGCGTCTTCGACCTCCTCGTCACCATCCACGAGTACCGCGAGCGCAACCAGCAGATGGCCGAGCGGATGGATGGGATGGAGAAGGAGTACTACTCGCAGGTTCGCATCCCGGTATCGCTCGGCACCTTCGCATCCAAGGCGACGCTGGACCCGGCCGAGATGATGAAGACGTACTCCGTCCGCTGGGCCCTCGACCGCTACGAGATGCACTACCGCATTCCCGAGTGGGAGGTGAGCCGCCTCTCCCCCAAGGAAACCCCCCACCTGTTCGAGATGGTCGGCCGGCAGTTCGAGGAGCAAGCCAAGCGCGAACTCCTGCCCAAGCTCCGCGCCGAGTACCTCAAGCTCTACGACCACTTCCGCATCTAACCCCACCACCCAGGAGACACGACACATGAGCAGCATCATCGCCATCATCCGCGCCCTCATGGGCATCGCGCCGACCACCGACAGCGCCCTCAAGGGCATCACCAAGGCCCTCAAGGACCTCGACAAGGTGCAGGCGATCCAGACCAAGCGGATCGGCAAGACCCGCGTCGCGCACTCGAAGGCGGAAATCCGCCACCGCCGCGCCGTAGACCGCCTGACGGCACGCGAGACCGCCGCCCATGAGGAGAACGTCCGCGCCCAGCGCGTCGCCTCGAAAATCGCCGAGCTGGTGTCCTGATGGAGGTCTTCGGGGCCTTCATCAACCTCGCGTGGACGATCCTCGTGAGCCTCACGGTCCTCCACTACTGGAAGCGTGCGCCACGAGACTGACAGCGAGTTCGTCGGACACGAGCCATGCCCCGAGTGTGGCTCGGCCGACAACCTCGCACGGTACACTGACGGCCACGGCTATTGCTTCGGCTGCGAGCACTACGAGCCCGGCGACGGGCAACCCCCCAGCACAGAGCGGAAGGACTACAAACGAGTGACCGGATTGATCCCGGTCGGCTCCCCGCAAGCGTTCCCTAAGCGAGGACTGACCGAGGAAACCTGCGCGAAGTGGGGGTATACCGCCTCCGAGTTCAACGGCAACGGCGTGCAGGTTGCGAACTATCGGGAGCCCTCTGGCGGCGCAGTCGTCGCCCAGAAGCTCCGGTTCAAGAACAAGGACTTCAAGTTCCTCGGGGAGCCCAAGCAAGCCGGCCTCTACGGGCAATGGCTGTGGCGCGATGGCGGCCGAAGGGTCGTCATCACCGAGGGAGAGATCGACGCCCTGTCGGTCTCGCAGGTGCAGAGCCACAAGTGGCCCGTCGTCTCCGTGAAGAACGGGGCGCAGGGTGCCCACAAGTGCCTCCGCGACCAGCTCCAGTGGCTCCTCTTGTTCGAGGAAGTCGTCCTCATGTTCGACGACGACAAGCCGGGCCGAGAGGCCGCCGAGAAGTGCGCCATGCTGTTCCCTCCGGGGCGCTGCAAGATCGCGCGGATCGACGGCCACAAGGACGCCAACGAGGCGCTGGTGGCGGGCGAGGGGTCCAAGATCGTCGACGCCATCTTCGGGGCCAAGTCGTTCCGACCGGACGGCGTCGTCACGATCAGCGACGTGAAGGAAGAGGCGCTGACGCCCACGGAAATGGGCCTGCCGTGGTTCGGGGATACCCTGAGCTACGAGCTGTACGGTCGGCGGCTCGGCGAGATCATCGCCATAGGGGCCGGCACGGGTGTCGGCAAGACCGAGTTCCTCGCGAAGCAAATCCACTACGACCTGACGATCCTCAACGAGCCGGTCGCTGTCTTCCTTCTGGAGCAGCGCCCGCACGAGACCGTCAAGCGCCTCGCCAGCACCCACGCGGGGAAGCAGTTCCACGTCCCCAACCGGGACCCGGACAACCCCCTGTGGACCCCGTCAGAGCTGCGCGAGGCGATCGAGGAGATCGAGCACCACAGGCTGTTCCTCTACGACAGCTTCGGGGCCACCGATTGGGACATCATCAAGACCACGATCCGCCACCTCGCACATGCCGAGGGGGTCCGGCTCTTCTACCTCGACCACCTCACGGCGCTCGCCGCCGCCGAGGATGACGAGCGAACGGGGCTGGAGCGGATCATGTCCGAGATGGGCGCTCTCGTGCAGGAGCTGAACATCACCATCCACATGGTATCGCACCTTTCGACGCCGGACGGCACGCCCCACGAAGAGGGCGGACGGGTGATGATCAGGCACTTCAAGGGGTCCCGAGCGATCGGCTTCTGGTGCTTCACGATGATCGGCCTCGAACGCGACCAGCAACACGAGAACCCGAACCTCCGGTGCGTGACGACCGTCCGCATCCTCAAACATCGACCAGTCGGGGCAGCGGTGGGGCAGTGCGTCTTCTACCGCTACGACGGTGAGACGGGCCGCCTCCTCGAACTCGACAAGAACCCATTCGAGGAGAACGATGACAGCGAGAACTTCTCCGGGGAAGACGACCTTCCCTTCTAGCCTGCTCCGCGCCCAGCGCGAGGCCGACCAAGACCTTGGCGCTCTCCCCCACCGGGACCGGGGCGTCAAGGCGGCCCTCATCCGCCAGAGCATCAACAAGCGAGCGGCCTCCCTCCGGAGGTCGTTTCGCGTTCTGGACGGGGGCCTGACCTGATCCGTCTAGTCTTCGACATCGAGACTGACGGGCTCCTGGACCAGCTCACCAAGGTCCACTCACTGGTCATCAAGGACGTTGCCGCCGGCAAGCTCTACTCGGCCACCGACCACCCCGACTACGCCTCTCTGGACCCGGACGTGGCCCTCATCAGCATCGCAGAGGGTCTCCGGATGCTCTACGAGGCCGACGAGCTGATCGGCCACAACATCATCAAGTTCGACGTGCCGGCGCTCCAGAAGGTCTTCCCGTGGTTCAAGCCTCGGGCGGCCCTCCTCGACACCCTCGTCCTCTCGCGGCTCATCTGGCCCGAGATCAAGAAGACGCAGGACCCCACGCTGGTGAAGCGCGGGAAGCTCCCGAAGCACCTCGTCGGCTCCTACGGCCTCGAAGCCTTCGGGTGCCGCCTGGGAGAGTGGAAGGGCGACTACTCCGCGATCATGAAGGCGCAGGGCAAGGACCCCTGGGCCGCGTGGAACCCGGACATGCAGGAGTATTGCGAGCAGGACGTTCGCGTGAACTTCCTCCTGTTCGACAAGCTCTGGAAGCTCTGGAAGGAGGAGGCCGCGCCGTTCTCCGACCGCTCCGTCTACCTCGAAATGCGCGTTGCGCAGATCGTGGCGCGGCAAGAGGTCTGGGGCTTCGCCTTCGACCGGGAAGGGGCCGAGAAGCTCTACGTCCAGCTCATCGCCGAGCGCGAGCGGCTGGAGAAGCAGCTCCGGGCCACCTTCGCCCCTTGGCACGCCTCGGGCGGGCAGGGCGAGGTCACCAAGAGCCGCCGCGTCAAGC
The nucleotide sequence above comes from Aquibium microcysteis. Encoded proteins:
- a CDS encoding DUF2815 domain-containing protein, with the protein product MAKGKKNPDAVTMFTPRTVLKWPKLDKVDTGTDKFPDPDGSYNTRAVFDTRETLVQKFLAKLDAMLEVSRKQAEEKFAELPIKTRKQIEAKSGGIAADQPYSIVYDEDTEEDTGKVEMRFKMKASGTRKKDGSKWTAKPALFDAKGKPLKKGIEIWGGSVAIINAEFSPYFVVGTGSYGVMRRLNAVQVIELVSKGERTAASYGFEAQEGFDSDDLEDGDIGEGGSSDDADDDGDDTDF
- a CDS encoding helix-turn-helix domain-containing protein, which produces MSTKNVIAANRVHPSKTMKQLVLDHLKAGNDVSGIEAAALWRCRDLPKRISELRQDGHRIVREMRMDSTGQRYARYRWVSPAATQAQQFQGITANG
- a CDS encoding DnaB-like helicase C-terminal domain-containing protein codes for the protein MRHETDSEFVGHEPCPECGSADNLARYTDGHGYCFGCEHYEPGDGQPPSTERKDYKRVTGLIPVGSPQAFPKRGLTEETCAKWGYTASEFNGNGVQVANYREPSGGAVVAQKLRFKNKDFKFLGEPKQAGLYGQWLWRDGGRRVVITEGEIDALSVSQVQSHKWPVVSVKNGAQGAHKCLRDQLQWLLLFEEVVLMFDDDKPGREAAEKCAMLFPPGRCKIARIDGHKDANEALVAGEGSKIVDAIFGAKSFRPDGVVTISDVKEEALTPTEMGLPWFGDTLSYELYGRRLGEIIAIGAGTGVGKTEFLAKQIHYDLTILNEPVAVFLLEQRPHETVKRLASTHAGKQFHVPNRDPDNPLWTPSELREAIEEIEHHRLFLYDSFGATDWDIIKTTIRHLAHAEGVRLFYLDHLTALAAAEDDERTGLERIMSEMGALVQELNITIHMVSHLSTPDGTPHEEGGRVMIRHFKGSRAIGFWCFTMIGLERDQQHENPNLRCVTTVRILKHRPVGAAVGQCVFYRYDGETGRLLELDKNPFEENDDSENFSGEDDLPF